A portion of the Nitrospira sp. genome contains these proteins:
- a CDS encoding GNAT family N-acetyltransferase: MTPRHASHQFIIRRGRESDVSSIIGFSAALALETEGRELDPARLRHGTQALLGLPTYGFFMVAEISHPDRRLVGQLMITYEWSDWRNGVFWWIQSVYVDPAWRRQGVFRRLHDTVMREATSDPGVCGIRLYVEKANHAAKRVYGRVGLASSGYEVYETDFTWPKHSNLHPR; the protein is encoded by the coding sequence ATGACGCCCAGGCATGCATCGCACCAATTCATCATCAGGCGAGGGCGTGAGTCCGATGTCTCGTCCATCATCGGGTTCAGCGCCGCCCTGGCGCTCGAAACCGAAGGCCGCGAGCTGGATCCGGCCCGTCTCCGTCACGGCACGCAGGCGTTGCTTGGCTTACCGACCTACGGATTCTTCATGGTCGCCGAAATCTCCCATCCCGACCGACGCTTGGTCGGTCAATTGATGATCACCTACGAATGGAGCGACTGGCGGAACGGAGTGTTTTGGTGGATTCAGAGCGTCTATGTGGATCCAGCCTGGAGACGACAAGGCGTCTTCAGGCGGCTGCACGACACCGTCATGCGGGAAGCCACGTCTGACCCGGGCGTGTGCGGCATTCGACTGTATGTGGAAAAAGCCAATCACGCCGCCAAGCGCGTGTACGGCCGTGTGGGTTTGGCCTCGTCGGGATACGAGGTGTACGAAACGGACTTCACATGGCCGAAGCACAGTAATCTCCATCCACGGTAA
- a CDS encoding TIGR00730 family Rossman fold protein, with product MDRLPTSSSYIPADRDLEFLQRDDLRAVRVGLELLKPELVQREHGIQSTIVVFGSARVSDPVTAGQALRMAEEDSARFPDDRIRRRRLEIARRQLTLSKYYDVAREFGRLVSSTCQVNGRCDYVIITGGGPGIMEAANRGASDVGAKSIGLNITLPHEQYPNAYITPDLSFQFRYFAMRKMHFLIRAKALVALPGGFGTLDELFEALTLLQTGKTRHLIIVLIGRDFWDRLIDWSWLVDNGLIASEDLHLFQYAETAQEAWDLIARDNGVTGS from the coding sequence ATGGACCGTCTTCCAACGAGTTCCTCCTACATTCCTGCCGATCGCGATCTTGAATTTCTGCAGCGGGACGACCTGCGCGCCGTGCGCGTAGGCCTGGAATTACTGAAACCCGAATTGGTCCAGCGCGAGCATGGCATTCAGTCGACCATCGTAGTCTTCGGCAGCGCAAGGGTGTCGGATCCGGTCACCGCCGGTCAGGCGCTTCGCATGGCGGAGGAAGACTCCGCACGGTTTCCGGATGATCGGATCAGGCGCCGGCGGCTGGAGATCGCCCGACGCCAATTGACCCTCTCCAAGTATTACGATGTCGCGCGCGAATTCGGCCGCCTCGTCTCTTCGACCTGTCAGGTCAACGGCCGCTGCGACTATGTGATCATCACCGGGGGCGGGCCGGGCATCATGGAAGCAGCCAATCGCGGAGCCTCGGACGTCGGAGCCAAATCGATCGGGTTGAACATCACCCTGCCGCACGAACAATACCCGAATGCCTACATCACGCCGGACCTCAGTTTTCAGTTTCGCTACTTTGCCATGCGAAAGATGCATTTCCTCATCCGAGCCAAGGCGCTGGTTGCCTTGCCGGGGGGATTCGGCACGCTCGACGAACTCTTCGAAGCTCTGACGTTGCTCCAAACCGGGAAGACCCGGCACCTTATCATTGTGCTCATCGGACGCGACTTCTGGGATCGCCTGATCGACTGGTCATGGCTTGTCGATAACGGCTTGATCGCTTCAGAGGATCTTCACCTCTTTCAGTATGCCGAAACGGCTCAGGAGGCCTGGGATCTTATTGCGCGCGACAACGGAGTGACGGGTTCGTGA
- a CDS encoding P1 family peptidase — translation MIQEFRVSVALVCLALSVAAAGCGSVFAAESQEPRHRAREIGIAIGSYEPGPLNAITDVSGVKVGHRTLITGSGPLKPGFGPVRTGVTVIIPREDIWHRKVPAGFFVLNGTGETTGLAWIAESGFLEYPIALTNTLNVPRVADGVMSWMIRHYPEIGITDDTLTPVVAECDDGRLNDIQGRHVSEADVALALDGASTGSVMEGTVGAGTGMISYGFKGGIGTSSRRLTAEEGGYTVGVLVNANHGRRQELIVDGVPVGRFYDVAQPTSEAPRIPVAEAATPGAGEGSIITVIATDAPLDSRQLTRLAKRAALGLARTGATARHGSGDFMLAFSSAGVIPHYPKERTYQLTHLADTHLNPLITATIEATEEAVLNALTTATTVVGRDDRRSDAISLTRLRALLQGRAP, via the coding sequence ATGATCCAAGAATTTCGCGTCTCCGTCGCTCTTGTCTGCCTCGCCCTGTCCGTTGCCGCCGCCGGTTGCGGCTCCGTCTTTGCCGCGGAATCTCAGGAACCCAGACACCGTGCCAGAGAAATCGGCATCGCGATCGGTTCTTATGAGCCGGGCCCGCTCAACGCCATCACGGACGTGAGCGGGGTCAAGGTCGGGCACCGGACGCTGATCACGGGCAGCGGCCCGTTGAAGCCGGGATTCGGGCCGGTACGCACCGGCGTCACCGTCATTATTCCGCGCGAAGACATCTGGCATCGGAAAGTACCGGCGGGCTTCTTCGTCCTGAACGGCACCGGAGAGACGACCGGCTTAGCCTGGATCGCCGAGTCCGGATTTCTGGAATACCCGATCGCCCTTACTAATACGCTGAACGTTCCGCGAGTCGCCGACGGCGTCATGAGTTGGATGATCCGGCACTATCCTGAAATCGGGATTACAGACGATACGCTCACCCCGGTCGTGGCGGAATGCGACGATGGCCGCCTGAACGACATCCAGGGCCGTCATGTCTCGGAAGCGGATGTAGCCCTGGCCCTGGACGGCGCCTCGACCGGTTCGGTGATGGAAGGAACCGTCGGAGCCGGGACCGGTATGATTTCCTATGGATTCAAAGGCGGGATCGGAACGTCTTCTCGACGGCTGACGGCGGAAGAGGGCGGTTACACCGTCGGGGTCTTGGTCAACGCCAACCACGGGCGGCGGCAGGAACTGATCGTCGATGGAGTGCCGGTCGGTCGATTCTATGACGTCGCCCAACCGACGTCGGAGGCGCCTCGCATACCGGTCGCGGAGGCCGCGACACCTGGAGCCGGAGAAGGCTCGATCATCACCGTCATCGCGACCGACGCACCACTGGACAGCCGCCAGTTGACGCGTCTGGCCAAGCGGGCCGCGCTCGGACTCGCCCGGACCGGTGCGACAGCCCGGCACGGCAGTGGAGATTTTATGCTGGCCTTCTCCTCCGCCGGAGTCATTCCCCATTACCCGAAGGAGCGCACCTACCAGCTGACTCACTTGGCGGATACGCATCTCAACCCGCTGATTACGGCAACGATTGAAGCCACGGAAGAAGCGGTTCTCAATGCGTTGACGACCGCCACTACGGTCGTCGGCCGTGACGATCGCCGAAGCGATGCGATTTCGCTCACCCGGCTGCGCGCGCTGCTGCAAGGACGCGCGCCGTAG
- a CDS encoding FIST N-terminal domain-containing protein — translation MNYVTQTGASTALRFAVALSRKTDTEAALRDLADVVRDHIGQAPVDLAFVFFSPHHAANAELIAPMIREELRVHTCLGCSGEGVIAGAEELETAAALTLWVARLPHVSVKPLRLSFSQAQDQIQMPGWPEPTAGESTFILLADPFTTPLTDVLTVLHERYPGGKAVGGLVGGGHGRGENRLIRNDELFDGGLVGVQLSGPLSVRTIISQGCRPIGDRFVVTKSEQNLVYELGGRPALTRLQDVFESLQGSQRRDAHQALHIGIVIDEHRDRFEQGDFLVRNLVGADQRSGAIAIGDTVQEGQTVQFHIRDAKSASDDLHFLLAADRQKHQRPPLGSLLFSCCGRGEGLFGRPNHDTTVVQERLGQIPLAGFFAQGEIGPVGGRNFLHGYTASLALFAEPESSERA, via the coding sequence ATGAACTACGTAACACAGACCGGAGCTTCCACCGCCCTTCGCTTCGCCGTCGCCCTCTCCAGGAAAACGGATACCGAAGCGGCGTTGCGCGACCTGGCAGATGTGGTCCGAGATCACATCGGACAGGCTCCGGTCGATCTGGCGTTCGTCTTTTTCTCGCCGCACCATGCAGCCAACGCCGAGTTGATCGCTCCCATGATTCGCGAGGAATTGCGGGTTCACACCTGCCTCGGCTGTTCCGGTGAGGGCGTCATCGCCGGCGCCGAAGAGCTGGAGACGGCGGCGGCGTTGACCCTGTGGGTCGCGCGCTTGCCCCACGTCTCGGTCAAGCCCTTGCGTCTGTCGTTTTCACAGGCACAGGATCAGATTCAAATGCCGGGATGGCCGGAGCCGACAGCCGGTGAATCCACCTTCATTCTCCTGGCCGATCCCTTCACCACACCGCTGACCGACGTGCTCACCGTGCTGCACGAGCGGTACCCGGGAGGCAAGGCCGTCGGAGGTCTCGTCGGAGGCGGCCATGGACGAGGCGAGAACCGCCTGATCAGAAACGACGAACTGTTTGACGGCGGCCTCGTGGGAGTCCAGCTGTCCGGTCCCCTGTCGGTCCGAACGATCATCTCCCAAGGGTGTAGACCGATCGGCGATCGGTTCGTCGTGACCAAATCTGAGCAAAATCTGGTGTATGAACTCGGCGGCCGACCCGCCCTCACACGCCTTCAAGACGTGTTCGAATCATTGCAAGGTTCCCAGCGCCGCGATGCGCATCAGGCCCTTCACATCGGCATCGTCATCGACGAACATCGCGATCGATTCGAGCAGGGCGATTTCCTCGTTCGGAATCTTGTCGGGGCCGACCAACGGTCTGGCGCGATCGCCATTGGCGACACAGTTCAAGAAGGACAGACGGTGCAGTTCCACATACGAGACGCGAAGTCCGCCAGCGACGATCTTCATTTCCTCCTGGCCGCGGATCGACAGAAGCATCAGCGTCCTCCGCTCGGCAGCCTCTTGTTCAGCTGCTGCGGACGCGGGGAAGGCCTCTTCGGACGGCCGAATCATGACACCACTGTGGTGCAGGAACGTCTGGGCCAAATTCCTTTGGCGGGATTTTTCGCCCAGGGTGAGATCGGTCCAGTGGGTGGGCGGAATTTTCTGCACGGCTATACGGCCAGTCTGGCCCTCTTCGCGGAGCCCGAGTCATCCGAACGGGCGTGA
- a CDS encoding FKBP-type peptidyl-prolyl cis-trans isomerase, which translates to MEHATPDGKEVTTSSGLQYLDVVTGTGASAKAGQTAVVHYTGWLQSGTKFDSSVDRGQPFSFPLGAGRVIKGWDEGVQGMKIGGKRRLTIPSNLGYGARGAGGVIPPHATLIFEVELLGLN; encoded by the coding sequence ATGGAGCATGCGACCCCCGACGGCAAGGAAGTGACCACGTCTTCAGGTCTGCAATATCTCGATGTCGTAACGGGAACCGGCGCCTCCGCGAAGGCGGGGCAAACCGCCGTCGTGCACTACACTGGCTGGTTGCAGAGCGGAACCAAGTTCGACAGTTCGGTGGACAGAGGTCAGCCGTTTTCCTTTCCCCTCGGCGCCGGGCGGGTCATCAAGGGATGGGACGAAGGGGTGCAGGGAATGAAAATCGGTGGCAAGCGTCGCCTGACCATTCCGTCCAACCTTGGATACGGCGCCAGAGGCGCGGGGGGCGTCATCCCTCCGCACGCGACGTTGATATTCGAAGTCGAACTCCTGGGATTGAACTGA
- the gcvT gene encoding glycine cleavage system aminomethyltransferase GcvT, with protein MMNRTPLYETHRAAGAKLVDFAGWDMPIQYGSVVEEYQTVRANAGLFDVSHMGRLYLSGSGSGPFLQRLTTNDVAKLAVGQAHYSMMCREDGGILDDVFVYRSGETDFLLCVNASNREKIVEWTTQHHRATDQCAIEDRTSTVAQIAVQGPSSRTVLARLSTKDLGALKLHCSHEDRIAGIPCFVARTGYTGELGFELNMPSERATELWHSLLEAGEDQGMKPAGLGARDLLRLEMGYLLYGNDINEQTSPLEAGAEWTVSFQKGPFLGRDALLAQRNSGVKRRFVAFELTEKGVPRHGFPILDLSSSLTIGEVTSGNLSPLLQKGIGLGYVPVSHSTLGTGIAIDIRGKVLPASVVKAPFYKRTMPQG; from the coding sequence ATGATGAACCGTACCCCGCTCTACGAGACGCATCGCGCAGCCGGCGCCAAGCTCGTCGATTTCGCCGGGTGGGACATGCCGATCCAGTACGGCAGCGTCGTCGAGGAGTATCAGACCGTACGGGCCAACGCCGGGCTCTTCGACGTCAGCCATATGGGACGCCTCTACCTCTCCGGAAGCGGCAGCGGCCCGTTCTTGCAACGGTTGACCACCAACGACGTGGCCAAACTCGCAGTCGGACAGGCGCACTATTCGATGATGTGCCGTGAGGACGGCGGCATCCTCGACGACGTCTTCGTGTATCGGTCCGGTGAGACCGATTTCCTGCTCTGCGTCAACGCCTCGAATCGGGAGAAGATTGTGGAGTGGACCACGCAACATCATCGCGCCACGGATCAGTGCGCCATCGAGGACCGCACGTCCACCGTCGCGCAGATCGCCGTCCAAGGCCCCTCGTCACGCACGGTGCTTGCGCGCTTGTCCACGAAAGACCTCGGCGCCCTCAAACTCCATTGTTCTCATGAAGACCGTATCGCAGGAATCCCTTGTTTCGTCGCAAGGACCGGTTACACCGGAGAATTGGGATTCGAGCTGAATATGCCATCCGAGCGCGCAACGGAGCTCTGGCACAGTCTGCTGGAAGCTGGCGAGGATCAGGGAATGAAACCGGCGGGGCTCGGAGCCAGAGACTTGCTGCGATTGGAGATGGGCTATCTGCTCTATGGCAACGACATCAATGAACAGACATCTCCGCTCGAAGCCGGCGCCGAGTGGACCGTCAGTTTTCAGAAAGGCCCGTTCCTTGGACGAGACGCGTTGCTCGCCCAAAGGAATTCCGGAGTGAAACGGCGATTCGTCGCGTTCGAACTCACCGAAAAAGGCGTACCCAGGCACGGCTTTCCCATCCTCGACCTCTCCTCGTCGCTAACCATCGGGGAGGTCACCAGCGGCAACCTCTCACCCCTCCTGCAGAAGGGCATCGGGCTCGGCTATGTACCTGTTTCCCATTCGACTCTCGGTACCGGCATCGCCATCGACATTCGCGGCAAGGTGTTGCCAGCCAGTGTCGTGAAAGCGCCATTTTACAAACGAACCATGCCGCAGGGATGA
- a CDS encoding NUDIX hydrolase — protein MIKSIYKGRVITLNIDRVRLPNDTTVDLEIVRHPGASAMVPIKEDGTIILVRQFRHAAGGFIYEIPAGKLHPGEDPKLCAARELEEEIGYRAEYFTLLSSILTAPGFTDEVIHIYKATGLTKTQQQLDTDEVLEVVELSLREVMAMIQDGRIRDAKTMIGCQLVFLSGSR, from the coding sequence GTGATCAAGTCGATCTATAAAGGTCGGGTCATCACGCTGAACATCGACCGGGTTCGCTTACCGAACGATACCACCGTGGACTTGGAGATCGTTCGACATCCCGGTGCGTCCGCCATGGTGCCGATCAAAGAGGACGGCACGATCATACTGGTCCGCCAGTTCCGCCATGCAGCGGGTGGGTTCATTTACGAGATTCCCGCGGGCAAACTCCATCCCGGTGAAGATCCAAAACTCTGTGCGGCACGTGAGCTGGAGGAAGAAATCGGTTACCGCGCGGAATACTTCACCTTGCTTTCGAGCATCCTGACCGCGCCTGGCTTCACAGACGAAGTCATCCACATCTACAAAGCCACCGGTCTGACCAAGACCCAGCAGCAGTTGGACACAGACGAGGTGTTGGAAGTGGTGGAGCTGTCCCTACGGGAGGTGATGGCGATGATTCAGGACGGCAGGATTCGAGATGCCAAAACGATGATCGGCTGTCAGCTCGTGTTCTTAAGCGGCTCCCGCTAG
- a CDS encoding mismatch-specific DNA-glycosylase, producing MPRTRLILPDYIRPGLRILFVGINPGLRSATIGHHFAGYSNRFWKLLFDARLVGEPLGPEQDFRLLEWDLGLTNVVARATAGIDSLTTRDYALGTARLVRLVRRHSPRVVAILGITPYRQIFLLPTGQPVGLGRQTTTLGDASVFVLPNPSGRNAHYPYRTMLRTFRALRRVASR from the coding sequence TTGCCTCGAACCAGACTCATCCTTCCAGATTATATTCGCCCGGGGCTGCGCATCTTGTTCGTGGGGATTAACCCCGGTCTGAGGTCCGCCACCATCGGCCACCACTTCGCAGGCTATTCAAACAGGTTTTGGAAACTCCTCTTCGACGCGCGACTGGTCGGAGAGCCACTGGGGCCTGAGCAGGATTTTCGCTTACTTGAGTGGGACCTAGGCTTGACCAACGTCGTAGCCCGCGCTACCGCAGGCATCGATTCGCTGACGACCCGGGACTATGCGCTCGGCACCGCACGGTTGGTTCGGCTTGTCCGTCGCCACAGCCCAAGGGTTGTCGCGATCCTCGGTATCACTCCCTACCGGCAGATCTTTCTTCTTCCCACCGGGCAGCCGGTCGGCCTGGGGCGACAGACAACAACCCTGGGCGATGCCTCCGTCTTTGTGCTGCCGAATCCCAGCGGCAGAAACGCGCACTATCCCTATCGGACAATGCTCAGGACATTCCGCGCGCTACGTCGTGTGGCGAGCAGGTAG
- a CDS encoding enoyl-ACP reductase: MLLEGKKGLVVGVANKHSIAWAIAQSAAGQGARLMFNYQNERLKENVEELAATMPGAKAFPCDVGDDAQISALMQQVQKEVGTLDFLVHSVAFAPREELTGQFVNTTRQGFATALDVSAYSLVAVTRAALPLMTNGGSIVTLTYLGAERVVQHYNVMGVAKAALESTVRYLAHDLGPKNVRVNAVSAGPIKTLAARGVSGISKMVDHHKEFAPLRHATEQGEVGDTALFLISPLSRGITGEVIYVDGGYHILGSLVSME, from the coding sequence ATGCTATTAGAGGGGAAAAAAGGATTGGTCGTCGGCGTCGCCAACAAGCACAGCATCGCCTGGGCGATCGCCCAGTCAGCCGCAGGCCAGGGGGCTCGGCTCATGTTCAACTATCAAAATGAGCGTCTCAAAGAGAACGTCGAGGAATTGGCCGCCACCATGCCGGGCGCTAAAGCCTTTCCCTGCGATGTCGGCGACGATGCGCAGATCTCCGCTCTGATGCAGCAAGTGCAAAAAGAGGTCGGCACCCTCGATTTCCTTGTCCACTCGGTCGCCTTTGCTCCCCGGGAGGAACTGACCGGTCAGTTCGTCAACACCACGCGACAAGGGTTCGCCACCGCTCTGGATGTCAGCGCCTACTCCCTCGTGGCCGTAACGAGAGCGGCGTTGCCGCTGATGACCAACGGCGGCTCGATCGTCACGCTCACCTATCTCGGCGCCGAACGGGTGGTCCAGCATTACAACGTGATGGGCGTCGCCAAGGCCGCGCTGGAATCGACCGTTCGCTACCTCGCGCACGACCTGGGTCCCAAGAACGTACGGGTCAACGCCGTCTCCGCCGGACCAATCAAGACGCTTGCCGCTCGCGGCGTATCCGGCATCAGCAAGATGGTCGATCATCACAAGGAGTTTGCTCCGCTCCGCCACGCCACCGAGCAGGGAGAAGTGGGCGACACCGCGCTCTTTCTCATCAGCCCGCTCAGCCGGGGTATTACCGGAGAGGTGATCTACGTGGACGGCGGCTATCATATCCTGGGGTCGCTGGTCTCAATGGAGTAG
- a CDS encoding DUF5615 family PIN-like protein, producing MEILVDMNLSPSWVSALERHGFSAIHCSSVGDGRASDSVIMGWARENEYVVFTNDLDFGAILAISQAAAPSVIQMRAQDVSPEHLADLIVRALRQHEVILQQGALITVDEARLRSRILPLVR from the coding sequence GTGGAAATTCTCGTTGATATGAATCTGTCGCCCTCATGGGTGTCAGCTCTTGAACGCCACGGCTTTTCGGCAATCCACTGCTCGTCTGTCGGCGACGGGAGGGCTTCAGATTCTGTGATTATGGGGTGGGCACGGGAGAATGAGTATGTGGTGTTCACCAACGATTTGGATTTTGGCGCCATCCTTGCGATTTCGCAGGCAGCAGCTCCAAGCGTTATTCAAATGCGGGCGCAGGATGTAAGCCCTGAACATCTGGCTGATCTGATTGTTCGGGCTCTTCGGCAACATGAGGTAATCCTCCAGCAAGGAGCTCTTATCACGGTCGATGAGGCACGGCTCCGGTCACGCATTCTTCCCCTGGTTCGGTAA
- a CDS encoding DUF433 domain-containing protein — MNKATRITTNPQVMGGKPCIRGLRVTVGTIVGLVAAGRSNEEILKLYPYLEEPDISAALSYAAWRAEEIEIPLASTWKFSLI; from the coding sequence ATGAACAAGGCTACACGGATTACGACCAACCCCCAAGTTATGGGTGGTAAACCTTGTATTCGGGGGCTGCGGGTGACAGTTGGGACCATCGTTGGTTTGGTCGCGGCCGGCCGATCGAACGAAGAGATTCTCAAGCTGTACCCATACCTGGAAGAGCCTGACATTTCAGCGGCTCTTTCCTACGCGGCCTGGCGTGCTGAGGAGATTGAGATTCCTCTGGCGTCCACGTGGAAATTCTCGTTGATATGA
- the arfB gene encoding alternative ribosome rescue aminoacyl-tRNA hydrolase ArfB, translated as MLHISSHVIIPDSEIEIHAVRSQGAGGQHVNKVSSAIHLRFDIGASSLPPFYKQELLKLKDHRISDDGVITIKAQEHRSQEQNREEALGRLRALIQSVAVPRKKRRPTKPTRTSKQRRLDNKAKRGRLKALRRTLE; from the coding sequence ATGCTTCACATCTCCTCCCATGTCATCATCCCCGACTCTGAAATCGAGATCCATGCGGTGCGGTCGCAGGGGGCCGGGGGGCAGCACGTCAACAAAGTATCGTCGGCTATTCATCTGCGCTTCGATATCGGCGCGTCTTCGTTGCCGCCGTTCTATAAGCAGGAACTGCTCAAGCTGAAGGATCACCGTATTTCAGACGACGGCGTGATCACGATTAAGGCGCAGGAGCATCGCAGCCAGGAGCAGAATCGCGAAGAGGCGTTGGGTCGCCTGCGAGCCCTCATTCAAAGCGTGGCAGTGCCACGCAAGAAGCGAAGACCGACAAAACCCACCAGGACTTCAAAGCAGCGGCGGCTGGATAACAAGGCCAAACGTGGACGATTGAAAGCTCTGAGGCGAACGCTGGAGTAG
- a CDS encoding restriction endonuclease codes for MPPKESKKVASRFARYLGPVIAAVRELGGSGRPDEVRAVIARRLSISEAEQSEPLPSGVQTRFENQVHWARFYLAKAGYIDSSQRGVWTLTDKGRQLGDVSDTDIISIVQEVNARTRGAAVDDIDAAPSVTGTVPIVGNYREELARTLQDLPASGFERFCQRLLRESGFQEVTITGRSGDGGIDGIGILQVNPLVSFKVLFQCKKYTGSVSPSQVRDFRGAMTGRADKGIIITTGSFTSEARKEAVRDGAPPIELVDGEKLAGMLEELQLGLKPKRTYELDESFFSQFAKDVV; via the coding sequence ATGCCTCCGAAGGAGAGCAAGAAGGTGGCCTCGCGGTTCGCCCGCTACCTCGGGCCTGTGATTGCCGCAGTCCGGGAATTGGGCGGATCAGGACGGCCAGACGAGGTTCGGGCTGTCATTGCTCGTCGCCTGAGCATTTCGGAAGCGGAGCAGTCGGAACCACTGCCCTCCGGGGTTCAAACTCGATTCGAGAATCAGGTCCATTGGGCTAGGTTCTATCTTGCCAAGGCCGGATACATCGATTCATCGCAGCGGGGTGTTTGGACCCTCACCGACAAGGGCCGGCAGCTTGGTGACGTAAGCGACACCGACATCATCTCAATTGTTCAAGAGGTCAATGCACGGACAAGGGGTGCAGCCGTCGACGATATTGATGCAGCACCCAGTGTAACTGGCACCGTACCAATCGTCGGAAACTATCGCGAGGAGCTGGCTCGAACACTGCAGGATCTTCCGGCATCGGGCTTTGAGCGATTCTGTCAACGCCTCCTCAGAGAATCGGGGTTCCAGGAAGTGACCATCACGGGACGTTCAGGGGATGGCGGCATCGACGGCATCGGTATTCTCCAGGTCAACCCGCTCGTAAGCTTCAAGGTCCTGTTCCAGTGCAAGAAGTACACGGGTTCTGTTTCCCCGAGCCAAGTGCGAGACTTCCGTGGCGCGATGACGGGCCGTGCCGATAAGGGCATCATCATCACAACCGGCTCGTTCACGTCGGAAGCGCGCAAAGAGGCCGTTCGAGACGGTGCCCCTCCAATCGAGTTGGTTGATGGCGAGAAGTTGGCTGGAATGCTTGAGGAACTTCAGCTCGGCCTGAAGCCGAAGCGGACCTACGAACTCGACGAATCGTTCTTCAGCCAGTTCGCCAAGGATGTGGTCTAA
- a CDS encoding aminotransferase class V-fold PLP-dependent enzyme, which produces MAMIDRRRFLIRTGLALGSAALARHAALAMPETEPSPVSGGSDWRSVRAQFPLAPGLIHLAGFFLASHPLPVRQAIERHRQGLDLDPIGYWFEHEAKQEAAVLQAAAGYLGVDPSEIALTDSTTMGLGLLYGGLSLGEGQEILTTTHDHYSTETSLNQRAARTGAGVRRIPLYQDLRAVSRDSLVEVLVRHVRPRTRIVAVTWVHSSTGLKLPIAEMARALAALNASRAKEDRIIFCVDGVHALGVEDMRPTEVGCDFFVAGTHKWMFGPRGTGLVWGRQEAWPAAQAIIPTFNTEAYDMWMNVIPRRALPQSVYMTPGGFHSFEHRWALDEAFKFHQALGKSRVTQRIYELNQQLKHGLAEMSHITLHTPLSQELSAGIVCFEVAGLPPQQAVKKLREKGIIGSVTPYATQYVRLAPGLLNDPGEIDTVLQEIHRLRG; this is translated from the coding sequence ATGGCCATGATCGATCGTCGACGCTTCTTGATCCGAACCGGCCTGGCCCTCGGCTCCGCCGCCCTTGCCCGCCATGCGGCGCTGGCCATGCCGGAAACAGAGCCGTCGCCCGTCTCAGGCGGGTCGGACTGGCGGAGCGTGCGAGCACAGTTCCCGCTTGCTCCCGGGCTCATCCATCTTGCGGGATTTTTCCTTGCCTCTCATCCGCTACCGGTGAGGCAGGCGATCGAACGCCATCGTCAAGGGCTCGATTTGGATCCGATCGGATATTGGTTCGAACATGAGGCGAAGCAGGAGGCGGCGGTGCTTCAGGCGGCGGCTGGGTACCTGGGCGTAGACCCGAGCGAAATCGCCCTGACCGACAGTACGACAATGGGGCTCGGTCTGTTGTATGGGGGGCTCTCGCTTGGCGAAGGGCAGGAGATTTTAACGACCACGCACGACCATTATTCCACCGAAACCTCTTTGAATCAGCGGGCGGCGCGTACCGGAGCCGGCGTGCGCCGGATTCCGCTCTATCAGGATCTGCGGGCCGTCTCGCGAGACAGCCTGGTCGAGGTTCTTGTCCGGCATGTCCGTCCCCGCACCAGAATCGTGGCGGTCACCTGGGTGCATTCCAGTACGGGCCTCAAACTGCCGATCGCGGAGATGGCCAGGGCGTTGGCGGCATTGAATGCCTCGCGGGCCAAAGAAGATCGGATCATCTTCTGTGTCGACGGCGTGCATGCATTGGGCGTTGAGGATATGCGACCCACCGAGGTGGGGTGTGATTTTTTCGTCGCAGGGACGCATAAGTGGATGTTCGGTCCGCGTGGTACGGGATTGGTATGGGGAAGGCAGGAGGCCTGGCCCGCTGCTCAAGCCATCATTCCCACGTTCAACACGGAGGCGTACGACATGTGGATGAACGTGATACCGCGGAGAGCGTTGCCACAATCCGTCTACATGACGCCGGGCGGCTTTCATTCGTTTGAGCACCGGTGGGCGCTGGACGAAGCCTTCAAGTTTCATCAGGCGCTTGGCAAATCGCGCGTGACGCAGCGGATCTACGAGCTGAACCAGCAACTCAAGCACGGGCTTGCGGAGATGTCTCACATCACGCTTCACACGCCGCTGTCACAGGAGCTGTCGGCCGGGATCGTCTGCTTCGAGGTGGCGGGCTTGCCGCCGCAGCAGGCGGTCAAGAAGTTGCGTGAAAAGGGAATCATCGGCAGTGTGACGCCCTACGCCACGCAGTACGTACGACTCGCTCCAGGGCTCCTGAATGATCCGGGCGAAATCGATACGGTGCTCCAAGAAATACACCGACTTCGCGGGTAG